One window of the Hemiscyllium ocellatum isolate sHemOce1 chromosome 11, sHemOce1.pat.X.cur, whole genome shotgun sequence genome contains the following:
- the sowahd gene encoding ankyrin repeat domain-containing protein SOWAHD, producing MFEKLGELTHSRFLGEASPPQEKPSPPASACSGSREGLSYSAVLEDVNRLSRLLGRFLKTAESAGVKPAESFPLRRRAEAGRGSLRKRESFRSEAGARRKGLRELMLRDGWGGLGGMWSAHSGGRREQQEEEEEQAERAPLSSPGSPGEALESREHEWALALAAGDWEVMEALLLQEPALLNHREFVSGLTAAHWLAKRGDHHGLTKLARLAQSRGWSLDLNARAAGGGYTALHLAAMQGHPMVIKLLVGAYDADVDIRDYRGRKAWQYLAGETPAPLRQLAGAQEQEEPQPPRQAPAPHRQHDSPTKNREFSLIPSVHRLLKLSSWQREKPEKADSR from the coding sequence ATGTTTGAGAAGCTCGGCGAGTTGACCCACAGCCGGTTCCTGGGGGAGGCCAGCCCGCCGCAGGAGAAGCCGAGCCCCCCCGCCTCGGCTTGCAGCGGGAGCCGCGAGGGGCTGAGCTACAGCGCGGTCCTGGAGGATGTGAACCGCCTGTCCCGCCTGCTGGGCCGCTTCTTGAAGACGGCGGAAAGCGCCGGCGTAAAACCGGCGGAGAGCTTCCCGCTCAGGCGGCGGGCGGAGGCCGGCCGGGGCTCGCTCAGGAAGCGGGAGAGCTTCAGGTCGGAGGCGGGCGCCAGGAGGAAGGGCCTGAGGGAGTTGATGCTCCGCGATGGCTGGGGCGGCTTGGGCGGGATGTGGAGCGCCCACAGCGGCGGGAGGagggaacagcaggaggaggaggaggagcaggcGGAGAGGGCGCCCCTGTCATCCCCCGGCTCGCCAGGAGAGGCGCTGGAGTCCCGGGAACACGAGTGGGCGCTGGCGCTGGCGGCCGGGGACTGGGAGGTGATGGAGGCGCTGCTGCTGCAGGAGCCCGCCTTGCTGAACCACAGGGAGTTTGTGAGCGGCCTGACCGCCGCCCACTGGCTGGCCAAGCGCGGCGACCACCACGGCTTGACGAAGCTGGCGCGGCTGGCGCAGAGCCGCGGCTGGAGCCTGGACCTGAACGCCCGGGCGGCGGGCGGCGGCTACACCGCCCTGCACCTGGCCGCGATGCAGGGCCACCCCATGGTCATCAAGCTGCTGGTGGGCGCCTACGACGCGGACGTCGACATCCGAGACTACCGCGGCCGCAAAGCCTGGCAGTACCTGGCCGGCGAGACCCCCGCGCCGCTCCGGCAGCTGGCCGGCGCTCAGGAGCAGGAGGAGCCGCAACCTCCCCGGCAAGCCCCGGCCCCGCACAGACAGCACGACAGTCCCACCAAGAACCGCGAATTCTCCCTGATCCCCTCAGTGCACCGGCTCCTGAAACTATCCTCCTGGCAGCGAGAGAAGCCAGAAAAGGCTGACTCCAGGTAG